TCGCATAAATGCTGTGCCTTACCTGATAGAGGACGCTGAGTTCAAAGATGAACCTTTGTCTAATAACCCGAACGTCCCACAAGGTTATTACGACTCCCTTAATCATATCTACAGCATGCATCAGCCTGGGACCTACGATATTATCCAGTCTTGGAGAGACCTTCTTGATAAATATGCCACGGAAATGAAATCTGACACGAAAGTCATTATGACTGAAGGTTACGGACCCATAGATTTcgtaatgaattattatactcaTGGTTCTAATGTTCcattcaatttcttcttcattaCGGATGCCAGAAGCGGTTCAACCGCTGAAGAACTGAAGAGCATAATTGACAACTGGATGAACAATATGCCTGACAACTACGTAGCCAACTGGGTGATAGGCAACCACGATCAGCGTAGGGTCGCGTCCAGGTACGGCACCAATCGCGAGGACCAAATGTCAATTCTGTGTCTAATTCTTCCTGGGATTGCTGTAACTTATAACGGAGACGAAATTGGCATGGTAGATACCGAAATATCCTGGGCCGACACAGTGGATCCTGCGGCTTGCAACACCGATCCAGAACACTACGAGCAGTACACTCGGGATCCAGCGAGGACACCGTATCAATGGGACAGCACGACGAGTGCCGGGTTCTCCACCAACCCGACAACCTGGCTTCCGGTGAATCGCAACTACATAAGCCTCAATCTTGCTGCACAGAAGGCAGTGAGGCACTCGCACTACCACGTGTATCAGGCCATGACGGCTCTCAGGAAGTTGCCCATATTCAAGCAAGGGTCCTTGAGCGTGGAAGTCCTCGCTGGTAACGTCCTTGCCATTACACGATCGGTCACGGGGGCCACTCCGATCGTAGTTCTCGTCAATTGTAGTGAATCCAGCGTGAGCATTAACCTCAAAAACAGCATCGCGGTTCTAGATCAGATGACCGTTTACACGTCCAGCGTTTCCTCCGGCATCACCCCGGGCAGAATCGTTACTACTTCGAGCGTACAACTTCCGGCTGCTGCTACAATAGTACTGACCTCTCCAAGGCTATATCAACTCGTCTACGGAGCTTAGTAATGTAATTATTGTATGTATTTCAATAACCTCTCGTATTCTAAAGCAAACATTAAATATCTCTGTATATAGAATTCAATTATCCACCCTAGATAAAAATATCTCAGCTGAGAATATGGAGTCTGAAGATTAGCTCAGACTTACTcgggatttttttctcaccatttTCATGTTGTTCAATCAATCTTAGTTTAACAAGTAATTGTATCACATGATTTTGAATACCTTCAACTATTGAGTTGCTCGATAATGGCGTCAGTAATAAGtaagattttaaataaaaccgTAACAGTGTGCGTTTGTTCAAATTGTCATTGTATGTCTGAAAACAGTATTTACAAATGTAACGAAACTcaagaaaatttgttgaaacttCTTTTTACTGCGAAACGGttgattattgtaattacCAAGGTAAAACGACTAAAGATCattattgataattatattatatcatcGCTATTTCTGttcatataattatgtataaacCATTCAAACGAACCTTAATCGTGATAGGATGTGAGTCAAAACAATAGCGAAGTATTTCTTACACCTATTCTAGTCCCGTAACTATGGATTTACTCTAAGGTGAGTCTTGCTAAGCCGAATAAATGGTCCACGAATCGTTCAAACAGGAATAAATAAACGTATTGTTCGTCTAGGATTATCAAAAGATACCTAAAACAGAcgaagctaaaaaaaaaaaagtaaatcgcAGTTAGCACAAATAGAAACGATGTGTCATTGATTTCAGCTTTGTTCTATTTGATTTAACGCTTAATTGATTACTCCTACACGCTGAAACTAGTTGTGCTTTGTAGAGTTGCATTATATTGTTACACTCGAGCTTTCGTGCACTTACAAGTTCTCCTTAGCTAAGGTTGAGCAGTAATTACTTTTAGCAATAATGATTGAATGACAAAGCGGTTATATGCGTGTGGAGAGCAGTAGTTTTCTCAGGGCACTGGATATACACCGTAGGTTTCCTAAGTATTGTAGACTACGTCAATGACTAATGAGTATAACCAATAAATTGGCGTATCAAAAAGGGCAATCACGATCACGTACACTCATATAGCAACGTTGGTTCAACTAGTAAGGCACTAGATCATGGAACGGATTTCATTTACATTAATTGGAGTGATTGCGTTGTCTAGTCTTACCCATCAAGCTGAGAACACCTACGTCGTACCAGGGTGCGCCATTTTTGGTGGAGCTCGATTATCATGAAGCTTCGGTTTAGAACCAAAGTACGCTTTGCGATGTGCATCGTCTTATCAAGAGTAGACGTTACGAACTTGTTCATGCAAGTAATCAGGACCTGCATATTCATAATGAGAGGTTAATTTGCTTATGAGAATGCAGTGAGCGTATTACCTCCCTACGGTGAATCGGCGGAACTACAACGTCGACGGTCACAGCTCGGTGGAGCTGGCAGGGTACTGTCCTACCCACCGAGCCTGGATATAAGGGGAACGATCACCATAGGTGTTTGTGCTTTATTTGCGGCCataaaaaaggagaaagatcATTTCCTCACAATGTCCACCAAGGTGACGCTGGTGACGGTAATGCCAGATTCATGGCATCCGTTTGTTATTGTTTGTTCCCCCACTTTGCCCTccttaaatgtaaaaaaacgtGACACTAGCAACTCCAACGCCTCTAGTGTAGAAAGATCTTGCTGCAAATTTTCGGCTGTTTCATGAACATTACGGTCGTTCGCCATATATCTACGCTTCGTGGTCCGACCATGCCATAGTGATCGGTTCGCCCATCCTGACAATATCTATTCTGTATTATCATGCAGAGAAGTCACGAGGGGAATAGAAACATTTCAGTTGAAGTCAAACTTCACAAGGCTTCGATTttaagtttttatttctttttttcctattaAGTTAAGTGTTTGCGAAGCTAGCGCAAAATAGTTCACCCTGTGGTCGAACCATCCGTTGATGAAGATCACCCATTACATCTTCGAAACCTGTACTCactaatttacaaaaaaaatttcatgactcAGAGTTCTAGTCAGTACGACCCTAcacctaaaatcagaataaaatcagcaaAATCATTTTCGAGTTATGAAACatcaaagatgaaaaaagcaGTAATcgtctttttctcctttttagATTTTGTCATAACCCACGACCCTAGTGGACACGGTTAGAATCAAAGCAACAGATGCATGGACTTAAAATTCGACATAATTGTGATAGTTGGATGATCAATAATAGAACATAGTTGGATTTACATTGTTTCTCATTACGCGTCACTTGTCGAACTTAACATTTCTATTCTGGGGTCGAACTGCCGCCGGTTCGCGTCGGTCATAGAGTGCTGGTCACCCAGAGGGGGCGCCTCACACGCTTACCTGCGTCTAACTTGTCGATCTAACTTATCGACCCAAATTCAAGTTACAacacaattatatatatatatgtatataaaatgtatGGCATGGGTATCGATACACAGGATAAAACAACTCATCCGTCACCACGACGCGATTGGAAAGTCCGTAGCAAGAATGAACATTTATTCGCTCGTAGTGAGCCCTTTTCAATCACCGACATAGCTGTTCAAGAAATCACttaaaaacgatttgaaataacTTAGTCCAGCGATCAGTACTGTCCCGACTTAATGTTCCATATCTCATCAAATTGAGCCGGGAAGCCACAAAGCTTAGGGTGTCTTTTGAACTGGGAATTATCGAGACTGCAACCAAATGGCTACACGCATTGGGGGTGTGCGTTTGTATGATACGATGGAAGAAAGTCGCATCCCTTGCATTCGcccgaaaagaagaaaagtacaAAACTTGGCACGTTTCATCCCTCTATTGCAGTATCATCATCTATGCACATAATATTCATCACAGAGGAGTAGCGAAGAAATACGCACTCAGTGTGATTGGTCATGCCATGTGATCCATATATGCATGGTGTAAGTGTAGCAAGTTCTCGCGGTGGGGTCTGATCCCGCGTCCCAGTTACTCTCGAACGATTTAACGCCGGAGCTTCGCCGTCCGCACGGGGGCTTAAAGAAGAGCTGACGTGATTAATGCTATCCGGCACGTGCCGCTTGTCGCGGATATTCCACCTCGTCGAAAGGGAGCAGCGAGACCTTGGCACGACTGGAAAATCGTGCAATTCCGTGTCCGTGACTTGAAATACACCCTCGAACGCCGTTTTTCGTAATGAGCGCGTTGGTTATCCCACTTTTATCGCAGATCCAGCACTCGCGGTGTTATCATGAATATTTACAGTCACGGCGGTGCAAATCCACCCCTATCATCCTTCATTCTTCGTTTGTCAACACGAGTTTCACATGCCCAGAATCGTACCTTCCGCCCCTTCACTCTCAGGTATTCTGCCAGCTGGGTGAGACGGTTTTTAAAATGCATTTCAATTCGAGTGGTTAATGGAAGACGTGATGGACAACGAACTCGAGATTCAACGAGTGCAGGAATATACCAACGAGTGCAGGAATATACTACCAGCTTTCAAGATGGGTTTTAAAGgcggtgaaattttctactCCACGAGGCCAGAGATTTACGAATTCCGATCATTATGGTCGAAGCAGCGTTGACTCAAAATTATAACTTTACTATAAATGCAAGGTACGTTATATCTTAGATATGTACGATGTTTACAGGATTTGTGTTGAAGTTATTAACTGAACAATTACCCTAGAGGACGGTAAAATTACTATCTGGAATTTTCTTTCCTGCATGGTTATAGATTTGCGATAGGGCATTTCACATCGACTTGATATGCAAGAAACAGAAACTGGTGttttaatttcaacatttACTATCTGAAGAAACTAGTGCAAGTAGTATCTATATCCATCCTACTCCTTTCATATTCCATTTCTATTTTCGAATTCCTTTCCACCTCTCTATTCACCTTGTACAAATGTCTGATAACGCTTGTCGTGAgtcctatacatatatactagggtggttatttttttacttttttttcttacatgcCCTTCGAAAAGTTAGCCTTTAGCCTAAACCGAAGCTTCGTGAAACTGGAACTCGGTAGTGAAATTCGAAAAGGTGCTTCATCCGGTTTGCATTTTTCGAACACTATAACCGAAATATCTTGTAACTTCAATTTTGACGCTTTCTTTTGGAATAAATGATTTATAAATGACCGTTGTGTGAGAaaatgttgtatttttttgtacgaCCA
This portion of the Diprion similis isolate iyDipSimi1 chromosome 7, iyDipSimi1.1, whole genome shotgun sequence genome encodes:
- the LOC124408154 gene encoding maltase 1-like, which translates into the protein MLSQLAILSIGFASVLGCRTGTEVQVNKDWWKTTVFYQIYPRSFKDSNGDGVGDLNGITSKLDHMVDAGIGVFWISPIYPSPMADFGYDTSDFVNIDPEFGTLDDFDNLVAKAKELNLKVILDFVPNHSSDQHEWFQKSIRREDPYTNYYVWRDAKCESGTNICQPPNNWISVFQGSAWEWNDERGQYYLHQFVKGQPDLNYRDESLRKEMENVLTFWLKRGVDGFRINAVPYLIEDAEFKDEPLSNNPNVPQGYYDSLNHIYSMHQPGTYDIIQSWRDLLDKYATEMKSDTKVIMTEGYGPIDFVMNYYTHGSNVPFNFFFITDARSGSTAEELKSIIDNWMNNMPDNYVANWVIGNHDQRRVASRYGTNREDQMSILCLILPGIAVTYNGDEIGMVDTEISWADTVDPAACNTDPEHYEQYTRDPARTPYQWDSTTSAGFSTNPTTWLPVNRNYISLNLAAQKAVRHSHYHVYQAMTALRKLPIFKQGSLSVEVLAGNVLAITRSVTGATPIVVLVNCSESSVSINLKNSIAVLDQMTVYTSSVSSGITPGRIVTTSSVQLPAAATIVLTSPRLYQLVYGA